One Punica granatum isolate Tunisia-2019 chromosome 3, ASM765513v2, whole genome shotgun sequence genomic window carries:
- the LOC116199882 gene encoding uncharacterized protein At3g61260-like isoform X1, translating to MEDLINQMRFKFSGVRQGKAEGGSSHRERRIPIQRTQSSKGEKRGQSWFERQLLRQMSRSSSRPQRPVDELEATAVAAAAFAVNATLEDSIGPTSQKSSTTVSPEASSLAKAKSRKDKGRPPPEHGASPSRSSGEGSKLRSQGSPETKPPSSHLQRRPTFADHLADRSDSRSPKIPTPPSPPPPPPPPPPRPSQSIKKTATPSAPVTSRPIKPEPSFPKPSKPPTSQAQPKAASRPASRGGTKADVWEATEMEKIRERYEKLNATIASWEEGKKKKAKAKLDKTESEVARRRAKAMEKFREEMESINQIAGGARAEAQKRQKNEELKAKEKANKYRRTGKFPRTCFCF from the exons ATGGAGGACCTGATTAATCAGATGAG GTTTAAGTTTTCTGGGGTAAGACAAGGAAAGGCAGAAGGGGGCAGCAGCCATAGAGAAAGAAGAATACCAATCCAAAGAACCCAATCCTCTAAAGGAG AAAAGAGAGGCCAGAGCTGGTTTGAAAGACAGCTCTTGAGGCAAATGAGCAGAAGCAGTAGCCGGCCACAACGCCCAGTGGACGAATTAGAAGCAACTGCGGTAGCAGCAGCGGCTTTTGCTGTCAACGCCACCCTTGAGGACTCGATAGGCCCGACCAGTCAGAAATCATCAACAACCGTAAGCCCTGAGGCCTCATCCTTGGCTAAGGCAAAGTCCAGGAAGGATAAGGGGAGACCACCACCAGAACACGGTGCATCTCCGTCCCGATCATCAG GTGAAGGGTCTAAACTAAGGAGTCAAGGGAGTCCAGAAACTAAGCCCCCATCGTCACACTTGCAGAGACGCCCGACTTTTGCCGATCATCTCGCTGACAGATCTGATAGCAGAAGCCCTAAAATCCCAACACCACCttctccccctccccctcctcctcctcctcctccaagACCCTCACAATCCATTAAAAAAACTGCCACTCCTTCAGCTCCTGTAACTTCCAGGCCAATAAAACCAGAACCTTCATTCCCAAAACCCAGTAAACCTCCAACTTCTCAGGCCCAACCAAAGGCTGCCTCAAGGCCAGCTTCAAGAGGAGGAACGAAGGCAGACGTGTGGGAGGCAACAGAGATGGAGAAGATCAGAGAACG GTACGagaagttgaatgcaaccatAGCTTCCTGGGAGGAGggcaagaaaaagaaagccaAGGCCAAGTTGGATAAAACAGAG AGTGAGGTGGCACGAAGGAGAGCAAAAGCGATGGAGAAGTTCAGGGAAGAGATGGAGAGCATCAATCAGATCGCAGGCGGAGCACGAGCAGAGGCACAGAAGAGACAGAAGAACGAGGAGTTAAAGGCTAAAGAGAAGGCAAATAAGTACAGGAGAACCGGGAAATTTCCCAGGACTTGTTTCTGCTTCTAA
- the LOC116199882 gene encoding remorin-like isoform X2, with amino-acid sequence MSRSSSRPQRPVDELEATAVAAAAFAVNATLEDSIGPTSQKSSTTVSPEASSLAKAKSRKDKGRPPPEHGASPSRSSGEGSKLRSQGSPETKPPSSHLQRRPTFADHLADRSDSRSPKIPTPPSPPPPPPPPPPRPSQSIKKTATPSAPVTSRPIKPEPSFPKPSKPPTSQAQPKAASRPASRGGTKADVWEATEMEKIRERYEKLNATIASWEEGKKKKAKAKLDKTESEVARRRAKAMEKFREEMESINQIAGGARAEAQKRQKNEELKAKEKANKYRRTGKFPRTCFCF; translated from the exons ATGAGCAGAAGCAGTAGCCGGCCACAACGCCCAGTGGACGAATTAGAAGCAACTGCGGTAGCAGCAGCGGCTTTTGCTGTCAACGCCACCCTTGAGGACTCGATAGGCCCGACCAGTCAGAAATCATCAACAACCGTAAGCCCTGAGGCCTCATCCTTGGCTAAGGCAAAGTCCAGGAAGGATAAGGGGAGACCACCACCAGAACACGGTGCATCTCCGTCCCGATCATCAG GTGAAGGGTCTAAACTAAGGAGTCAAGGGAGTCCAGAAACTAAGCCCCCATCGTCACACTTGCAGAGACGCCCGACTTTTGCCGATCATCTCGCTGACAGATCTGATAGCAGAAGCCCTAAAATCCCAACACCACCttctccccctccccctcctcctcctcctcctccaagACCCTCACAATCCATTAAAAAAACTGCCACTCCTTCAGCTCCTGTAACTTCCAGGCCAATAAAACCAGAACCTTCATTCCCAAAACCCAGTAAACCTCCAACTTCTCAGGCCCAACCAAAGGCTGCCTCAAGGCCAGCTTCAAGAGGAGGAACGAAGGCAGACGTGTGGGAGGCAACAGAGATGGAGAAGATCAGAGAACG GTACGagaagttgaatgcaaccatAGCTTCCTGGGAGGAGggcaagaaaaagaaagccaAGGCCAAGTTGGATAAAACAGAG AGTGAGGTGGCACGAAGGAGAGCAAAAGCGATGGAGAAGTTCAGGGAAGAGATGGAGAGCATCAATCAGATCGCAGGCGGAGCACGAGCAGAGGCACAGAAGAGACAGAAGAACGAGGAGTTAAAGGCTAAAGAGAAGGCAAATAAGTACAGGAGAACCGGGAAATTTCCCAGGACTTGTTTCTGCTTCTAA